Sequence from the Deinococcus ruber genome:
ATTCAAGCGGCTGGGCGACGCATGGAAGCGGCATTTCCAGAGCGAAGAACTGCCACATCTGAAGGGCCAGCCGGGAGCGCGTTCGCTGCTGCTGGCTCTTCAGTCACGGGGCCTGAAGCTGATCGTGGGCACTTCTGCCGATGAAGCGCTGGTCGGAGACCTGCTGAAGATCGCGGGCGTGCAGGACATCCTGACGCAGCACACCACCGCTTCGGAGGTGGAGGCGTCGAAGCCCGAACCCGACATCGTGCAGGCCGCCGTGAAAAAGCTCGGACTGCCGCCTAGTGAGGTGCTGATGGTGGGCGACACGCCGTTTGACGTGGAAAGTGCCGGAAAAGCGGGCGTGAAAACGGTCTTTTTGCGCTGCGGAGGCGATGACCGCACTCAGCATGCTGCCGCCGTCTATGATTCCCCGCAGGACTTCCTCGATCATCTGGACAGTTCGCCGCTGGCCTGAAGGCCGATTCTAAGCAGAGCGGGTGGCTGTCTCACAGCGCCGCCGATCTTTGCAGGGCATTCCACTTTTCGAAGAGAGGTCGCATCATGTCCGAGGCTCAAGCTGGTCTATTTGATTCACCCACCGATCTGCCGCTGCTGCCGCCCGACTGGCAGGCAGCCCTGAGCAGCGTCATCAATACCTCCGAGTTCCGCGAACTGCTGGCCTTTGTCGAGCAGCAGCGCTCGCAGGGGCCGGTGTATCCCGCGCCCGAAGATATGTTCACCGCCCTGAGGCTCACGCCTCTGAGTGAGGTGAAGGTGGTGATTCTGGGGCAGGACCCCTACCACGGCGTGGGGCAGGCGCACGGCCTGAGTTTCAGCGTGCGGCCCGGTGTGGCGCTGCCGCCGAGCCTGCGGAACATCTACAAGGAACTGACCACCGACGTGGGCTTCAAGGCCCCCAAA
This genomic interval carries:
- a CDS encoding HAD family hydrolase; the encoded protein is MNTVKGVIFDIDGTLVDSNDAHTRAWVQAFHSEGLDISFETVRPLIGMGSDQLVPKVSGVEKDTPEFKRLGDAWKRHFQSEELPHLKGQPGARSLLLALQSRGLKLIVGTSADEALVGDLLKIAGVQDILTQHTTASEVEASKPEPDIVQAAVKKLGLPPSEVLMVGDTPFDVESAGKAGVKTVFLRCGGDDRTQHAAAVYDSPQDFLDHLDSSPLA
- a CDS encoding uracil-DNA glycosylase translates to MSEAQAGLFDSPTDLPLLPPDWQAALSSVINTSEFRELLAFVEQQRSQGPVYPAPEDMFTALRLTPLSEVKVVILGQDPYHGVGQAHGLSFSVRPGVALPPSLRNIYKELTTDVGFKAPKHGDLRSWARQGVLLLNAVLTVRQGEPNSHAGRGWEAFTDAVIRAVSAQPQPVVFILWGAYARKKAKLIATPPHVILESAHPSPLSVTKFLGTRPFSQANAALERAGRGPVDWQLPATAGE